Proteins encoded within one genomic window of Guyparkeria hydrothermalis:
- a CDS encoding sensor domain-containing diguanylate cyclase: MTEVNAIRLIRRKAMLLAILGIFVSGVLVAVVTAVPMYQSAREGLERSTLMGVQAQGAALDNLVQRYEGIARQITSRTEIRRHLERYVDGELPIGQLVSFTNPRLAEALESEPALRGIKRLGPMGEVIVDQGDGGVMPDLSRLSDLHGIESQLVRVDGTVIWRTIVPIVDDLGLRVGTDVMFFEVDNLVDLLQRTRTLEPSARGFLVDRDVGRVVGIDPASGKLVISSARDVLSGGVSRIDPTESGVVWPNLDRESGVLFHTPVGGGRCLLLVEAGFWTFYQPVIMRLLWPLGLVFLLLPIVAWLSARALRPVLQRLTEQSEELEHSAGELRLAASVFDGTGEAIMITSPNHRLLRVNPAFTRITGFEAGEVVGRPMTDLFQLDEADSARLDAICSRLGRDHSWEGEMDYRNRRGERMTALQTISQVIDSQGRVSHYIHIFNDITETKAAQRQIRHLAHHDALTDLPNRASLRFRIEQAIERAGVDGGRMAVLFLDLDFFKDVNDRLGHAVGDRLLREVAERLRQLLRHEDTVGRLGGDEFLILLEGLPAAHFAGQVARKVIEVLTRPFVIDGESIQIGVSVGIAVFPGQAVDADGLIGHADAAMYEAKAAGRDTYRYFDRGAGTA; this comes from the coding sequence ATGACTGAAGTTAATGCCATTCGCCTGATTCGCCGCAAGGCGATGTTGCTGGCCATCCTCGGCATTTTCGTCAGCGGTGTCCTGGTCGCCGTGGTGACGGCCGTCCCCATGTATCAGTCCGCCCGCGAGGGTCTTGAGCGCAGCACCCTGATGGGGGTGCAGGCGCAGGGGGCTGCGCTCGACAATCTCGTGCAGCGCTACGAGGGCATTGCCCGCCAGATCACCAGCCGCACCGAGATCCGTCGACACCTGGAACGGTATGTCGATGGCGAGTTGCCGATCGGGCAGTTGGTATCGTTCACCAATCCGCGTCTCGCCGAAGCGCTGGAGAGCGAGCCGGCGCTGCGCGGCATCAAGCGGCTCGGGCCGATGGGTGAGGTGATCGTCGATCAGGGCGACGGTGGCGTGATGCCGGATCTTTCGCGGCTGTCGGATCTTCACGGTATCGAGAGCCAGTTGGTCCGGGTCGACGGTACGGTCATCTGGCGGACGATCGTGCCCATCGTCGATGACCTCGGGCTCCGGGTCGGGACCGACGTGATGTTCTTCGAGGTTGACAATCTGGTCGACCTGCTCCAGCGCACTCGTACGCTGGAACCCTCCGCTCGCGGCTTTCTCGTCGATCGCGACGTCGGTCGGGTGGTCGGCATCGATCCGGCCAGCGGCAAACTGGTGATCTCGTCTGCTCGCGACGTGCTCTCCGGTGGCGTTTCCCGCATCGACCCGACCGAGTCGGGCGTGGTCTGGCCTAATCTGGACCGCGAGAGCGGTGTGCTGTTCCACACCCCCGTCGGTGGTGGGCGCTGCCTGCTGCTGGTCGAGGCGGGGTTCTGGACGTTCTACCAGCCGGTAATCATGCGCCTGCTCTGGCCACTGGGGCTGGTGTTCCTGCTGTTGCCCATCGTCGCCTGGCTGTCCGCCCGGGCCTTGCGGCCGGTGCTGCAGCGGCTGACCGAGCAGTCCGAGGAGCTGGAGCATTCGGCCGGCGAGCTGCGGCTGGCCGCGAGCGTGTTTGATGGTACCGGCGAGGCGATCATGATCACGTCGCCCAACCACCGTCTGCTGCGCGTCAATCCGGCATTCACCCGCATCACCGGCTTCGAGGCCGGCGAGGTGGTCGGCCGGCCGATGACCGACCTGTTTCAGCTGGACGAAGCGGACAGCGCGCGGCTGGATGCGATCTGTAGCCGGCTGGGGCGCGATCACAGCTGGGAAGGGGAGATGGATTACCGCAACCGTCGGGGCGAGCGCATGACCGCCCTGCAGACCATCAGCCAGGTGATCGACAGCCAGGGGCGGGTCAGCCACTACATCCACATCTTCAACGACATCACCGAGACCAAGGCCGCGCAGCGTCAGATTCGGCACCTGGCCCACCACGACGCGCTGACGGACCTACCCAACCGCGCCTCGTTGCGATTCCGTATCGAACAGGCGATCGAGCGTGCGGGCGTGGACGGAGGTCGCATGGCGGTGCTGTTCCTCGATCTGGACTTCTTCAAGGACGTCAACGATCGGTTGGGGCATGCCGTGGGCGATCGGCTGTTGCGCGAGGTGGCCGAGCGGCTGCGGCAACTGCTGCGTCACGAGGATACCGTCGGCCGGTTGGGTGGCGACGAGTTTCTGATCCTGCTCGAGGGGTTGCCGGCGGCGCACTTCGCCGGTCAGGTTGCCCGCAAGGTGATCGAGGTGCTTACCCGGCCGTTCGTGATCGACGGCGAGTCGATCCAGATCGGCGTGTCGGTCGGCATCGCCGTTTTCCCGGGGCAGGCCGTGGATGCCGATGGGTTGATCGGCCATGCCGATGCGGCCATGTACGAGGCCAAGGCGGCCGGTCGTGACACATACCGTTACTTCGATCGCGGCGCGGGGACGGCATAG
- a CDS encoding phosphoribulokinase → MSKKHPVVAVTGSSGAGTSTVKKAFNHIFRRESISPVVIEGDSFHALNRKDMRERMAAESEKGNNFFSHFGPDANHFDKLGELFKSYGESGTGKKRYYLHSDEEAAEHNARLNTNLGPGEFTPWEDIPAESDLLFYEGLHGLVKTDDVNVAEHVDLGVGVVPIVNLEWIQKIFRDNAERGYSAEKIVDTILRRMPDYVNYITPQFSETDVNFQRVPTVDTSNPFIARDIPTPDESVVVIRFRDPDEFGVDFPYLLQMIPNSFMSRYNTIVVPGGKMSYAMDLILTPRIHRLIQERNG, encoded by the coding sequence ATGTCCAAGAAGCATCCCGTTGTCGCGGTTACCGGCTCGTCCGGTGCCGGCACCTCGACCGTCAAGAAGGCGTTCAACCACATCTTCCGTCGCGAGAGCATCTCGCCGGTCGTGATCGAGGGCGATAGTTTCCACGCCCTGAACCGCAAGGACATGCGCGAGCGCATGGCCGCCGAGTCCGAGAAGGGCAATAACTTCTTCTCGCATTTCGGTCCGGATGCCAACCACTTCGACAAGCTGGGCGAGCTGTTCAAGAGCTACGGCGAGTCGGGCACCGGCAAAAAGCGCTACTACCTGCACAGCGACGAAGAAGCCGCCGAGCACAACGCGCGCCTGAACACCAACCTCGGCCCGGGCGAGTTCACCCCCTGGGAAGACATCCCGGCCGAATCGGACCTGCTGTTCTACGAAGGCCTGCACGGCCTGGTGAAGACCGATGACGTCAACGTCGCCGAGCACGTCGACCTGGGCGTCGGTGTCGTGCCGATCGTCAACCTGGAGTGGATCCAGAAGATCTTCCGCGACAACGCCGAGCGCGGCTACTCCGCCGAGAAGATCGTCGACACCATCCTGCGCCGCATGCCGGACTACGTGAACTACATCACCCCGCAGTTCTCGGAGACCGACGTCAACTTCCAGCGCGTACCGACGGTCGACACCTCCAACCCGTTCATCGCCCGCGACATCCCGACCCCGGACGAAAGCGTGGTCGTGATCCGCTTCCGCGATCCGGACGAGTTCGGCGTCGACTTCCCGTACCTGCTGCAGATGATCCCGAACTCGTTCATGTCCCGCTACAACACCATCGTGGTGCCGGGCGGCAAGATGAGCTACGCGATGGACCTGATCCTGACCCCGCGTATTCATCGCCTGATCCAGGAGCGCAACGGCTAA
- a CDS encoding YrhK family protein, with amino-acid sequence MATRSSTCSTAAADPMDRDPKLTLPLGAEALVIHQRYETAVLANDFLIGLWFTLGSLAFLFPAYESAGAWIFLIASLQYVVRPSIRLARNIHVERLRRRRSPSAEKR; translated from the coding sequence GTGGCCACCAGGTCTTCGACCTGCTCTACCGCCGCCGCTGATCCGATGGACCGCGACCCGAAGCTCACGCTACCCCTCGGCGCGGAAGCACTGGTCATCCACCAACGCTACGAGACCGCGGTGCTGGCCAATGACTTCCTGATCGGGCTGTGGTTCACGCTGGGCAGCCTCGCGTTCCTGTTCCCCGCCTACGAGTCGGCCGGCGCATGGATCTTCCTGATAGCGTCGCTCCAGTACGTCGTCAGACCCAGCATCCGGTTGGCCCGCAATATCCATGTCGAGCGGCTACGGCGTCGCCGGAGTCCGTCGGCCGAAAAGCGCTGA
- the trmB gene encoding tRNA (guanosine(46)-N7)-methyltransferase TrmB yields MSETSQKSDGIRRRIRSFIRREGRLTPGQQRALNELGPKYLIEPTGPQLDPSELFGRQAPLTLEIGFGNGDSLVEMAAKDPDGDYIGIEVHRPGVGHLLNGIEHFGLTNLMAVCGDAMPFVEERLGEGSLDRLLLYFPDPWHKKRHHKRRIVQTPFADLVASRIKPGGLWHLATDWAEYAEHMREVLNAHPAFAAEHAGTGENARPDWRPRTKFERRGEERGHQVFDLLYRRR; encoded by the coding sequence ATGAGCGAGACCAGCCAGAAAAGCGACGGCATCCGCCGGCGCATCCGCTCGTTCATTCGCCGCGAGGGCCGGCTCACGCCGGGACAGCAGCGGGCACTGAACGAGCTCGGGCCCAAATACCTGATCGAGCCGACCGGCCCGCAACTCGACCCGAGTGAGTTGTTCGGACGGCAGGCGCCGCTGACCCTCGAAATCGGCTTCGGCAACGGCGACAGCCTGGTCGAGATGGCCGCCAAGGACCCGGACGGTGACTACATCGGCATCGAGGTCCACCGCCCCGGTGTCGGCCATCTCCTCAACGGCATCGAGCACTTCGGCCTGACCAACCTCATGGCGGTCTGCGGTGATGCCATGCCGTTCGTCGAGGAGCGGCTCGGCGAGGGCAGCCTCGACCGGCTGCTGCTCTACTTCCCGGACCCCTGGCACAAGAAGCGCCACCACAAGCGGCGCATCGTGCAGACACCGTTCGCCGACCTGGTCGCGAGTCGCATCAAGCCCGGCGGCCTGTGGCATCTCGCGACCGACTGGGCGGAATACGCCGAGCACATGCGCGAGGTGCTCAACGCTCACCCGGCCTTCGCCGCAGAGCACGCAGGCACGGGGGAGAACGCCCGTCCCGACTGGCGGCCGCGCACCAAGTTCGAGCGTCGCGGCGAGGAACGTGGCCACCAGGTCTTCGACCTGCTCTACCGCCGCCGCTGA
- a CDS encoding thiazole synthase encodes MLVVGSRRFSSRLLTGTGKYKDMQETREATEAAGAEVVTVAIRRSNIGQNPNEPNLLDVLPPERFTILPNTAGCYTATEAIRTCRLARELLDGHNLVKLEVLGDEKTLYPDITNTLLAAETLVEDGFEVMVYTSDDPIVAKRLEEIGCVAVMPLAAPIGSGLGIQNKYNLLTIIENAEVPIIVDAGVGTASDAAVAMELGCDGVLMNSAIAHAKKPVLMASAMKKAIEAGRESFLAGRMPRKRFASASSPIDGLFF; translated from the coding sequence ATGCTCGTCGTCGGCAGCCGCCGCTTTTCCTCACGCCTGCTGACCGGTACCGGCAAATACAAGGACATGCAGGAAACGCGTGAGGCCACCGAGGCCGCCGGGGCCGAGGTCGTCACGGTGGCGATCCGCCGCAGCAACATCGGCCAGAACCCGAACGAGCCGAACCTGCTGGACGTGCTGCCGCCGGAGCGCTTCACCATCCTGCCGAATACCGCCGGCTGCTACACCGCCACCGAAGCGATCCGCACCTGCCGGCTCGCGCGCGAACTGCTGGACGGGCATAACCTGGTCAAGCTCGAGGTCCTCGGTGACGAGAAGACCCTCTACCCGGACATCACCAACACGCTGCTGGCCGCCGAGACCCTGGTCGAGGACGGCTTCGAGGTGATGGTGTACACCTCCGACGACCCGATCGTCGCCAAGCGACTCGAGGAAATCGGCTGCGTTGCGGTCATGCCGCTGGCCGCGCCGATCGGTTCGGGGCTGGGCATCCAGAACAAGTACAACCTGCTGACCATCATCGAGAATGCCGAGGTGCCGATCATCGTCGATGCCGGCGTCGGCACGGCCTCGGATGCCGCGGTCGCCATGGAGCTCGGCTGCGACGGCGTACTGATGAACAGCGCGATCGCGCATGCCAAGAAGCCGGTCCTGATGGCCTCGGCGATGAAGAAGGCGATCGAGGCCGGCCGCGAGTCGTTCCTCGCCGGGCGCATGCCACGCAAGCGTTTCGCCAGCGCCTCCTCGCCCATCGACGGCCTGTTCTTCTGA
- a CDS encoding YgfZ/GcvT domain-containing protein has protein sequence MPEANQPAWRELMQPTDTPEPGTVQITELPERRVIEVGGEEARPFLHAILTQDIEALEEGTARFAALCSAKGRALGLLRVLVDGDHFLLVTRADLADNLLKRLKMYVLRRDVALELREEQSAVGVAWPTEAGEASCPFADSEACDVIARLAAATPSPGHLPAAVDSQGRLFLREDSNDGLRVAIHGTAADLAPLVAEASGAAVVDTGGWERAAIESRVPEVTGETVEHYVPQWINLDELEAFSLKKGCYPGQEVIARMHYLGKPNRRLFAGHVLGLAPPASGTPVVNDSDQAAGEVVRSAPLPDGSGSLVLAVIKLKHLHDPLLVDGLPLSLDPHDTIEGGSRQADARH, from the coding sequence ATGCCTGAAGCGAATCAACCTGCCTGGCGCGAGCTGATGCAGCCGACCGACACACCGGAACCGGGCACCGTGCAGATCACCGAGCTGCCCGAACGGCGCGTGATCGAGGTCGGCGGGGAAGAGGCCCGCCCCTTCCTGCATGCAATCCTTACCCAGGATATCGAGGCACTGGAGGAAGGCACCGCACGCTTCGCCGCCCTTTGCAGCGCCAAGGGCCGGGCGCTCGGGCTGCTGCGCGTCCTCGTCGACGGCGACCACTTCCTGCTGGTCACTCGGGCCGACCTGGCAGACAACCTGCTCAAACGCCTGAAGATGTACGTGCTACGACGCGATGTGGCGCTTGAACTGCGCGAGGAGCAATCCGCCGTTGGCGTCGCCTGGCCGACCGAGGCCGGGGAAGCCAGCTGTCCCTTCGCCGACTCGGAAGCCTGTGACGTGATCGCACGACTCGCCGCCGCGACACCGTCGCCCGGTCATCTGCCCGCCGCGGTCGACAGCCAGGGCCGGCTCTTCCTGCGCGAGGACTCGAACGACGGTCTGCGCGTGGCCATCCACGGCACCGCCGCCGATCTCGCGCCCCTGGTGGCAGAGGCCTCGGGCGCGGCCGTGGTCGACACGGGTGGCTGGGAGCGTGCTGCGATCGAGTCCCGGGTACCCGAGGTCACCGGCGAGACCGTCGAGCACTACGTCCCGCAGTGGATCAATCTCGACGAACTCGAGGCATTCAGCCTTAAGAAGGGCTGCTATCCGGGCCAGGAAGTGATCGCGCGGATGCATTACCTCGGCAAGCCCAACCGCCGACTGTTCGCCGGCCATGTGCTGGGCTTGGCCCCGCCGGCATCCGGAACCCCGGTCGTCAACGACAGTGACCAGGCGGCCGGCGAGGTAGTCCGCAGCGCGCCGCTGCCGGACGGCTCCGGCAGCCTGGTACTGGCCGTGATCAAGCTCAAGCACCTGCACGATCCGCTGCTTGTCGACGGCCTGCCGCTGAGTCTCGACCCGCACGACACCATCGAAGGCGGCAGCCGTCAGGCCGACGCCCGACACTGA
- the coaE gene encoding dephospho-CoA kinase (Dephospho-CoA kinase (CoaE) performs the final step in coenzyme A biosynthesis.): MTAPLLHSQPPSSDKRGRIVGLTGGIASGKSLVSSFFAELGIPVIDTDTISRELVTPGGECLEAIRQRFGEAIIGADGQLDRTALRQRILESPEERAALEAILHPAIRAEARRQALEAAGRAPYVLVVVPLLAEPAVWPAYQDWLDAVVTLTARLADRRARLATRPGLDDRQADALIAAQVDDDARRAISDHELDNSGTPDELRRQVQVLDRRLRQTD; the protein is encoded by the coding sequence ATGACGGCACCTCTCCTGCATAGCCAGCCACCGAGCTCCGATAAACGAGGGCGCATCGTCGGCCTCACCGGCGGAATCGCGAGTGGCAAGAGCCTCGTCAGCAGCTTCTTCGCCGAGCTGGGCATCCCGGTGATCGACACCGATACCATCAGTCGAGAACTGGTCACACCCGGCGGCGAATGTCTCGAGGCCATCCGGCAACGATTCGGCGAGGCGATCATCGGGGCGGACGGCCAACTGGACCGCACTGCCTTGCGACAACGCATCCTCGAAAGCCCCGAGGAACGCGCGGCGCTGGAGGCGATCCTTCACCCGGCGATACGGGCTGAAGCGCGCAGACAGGCTCTCGAAGCTGCCGGGAGGGCACCCTACGTCCTGGTAGTCGTACCGCTGCTTGCCGAACCCGCGGTATGGCCGGCCTACCAGGACTGGCTCGACGCGGTGGTTACCCTGACCGCCCGCCTGGCCGACCGCCGCGCGCGACTGGCGACCCGTCCCGGACTGGACGACAGACAAGCCGATGCACTGATCGCCGCGCAGGTCGACGACGATGCCCGCCGAGCCATCAGCGATCACGAACTGGATAACAGCGGCACCCCCGACGAACTGCGCCGCCAAGTGCAGGTACTCGACCGCCGCCTGCGACAAACCGACTGA
- a CDS encoding prepilin peptidase, giving the protein MSELPAFLAEHPTLWVAIASLFGLLVGSFLNVVINRLPVMMEREWKRECRALLAEEDNEQQAAKDEPFNLIHPRSRCPSCGAPISAWQNIPVISWLWLRGRCGKCRTPISWQYPSVELAGAVLAGLAAWQFGPTAWGLAVIVFSWTLLATAVIDLKTQLLPDVFTLPLLWLGLLLPIVLSEHHVTLQDAVLGAAFGYLALWSVYWLFRLLTGKEGMGFGDFKLLAALGAWLGWQMLPLVILFSALAGSVIGIAMILALRHDRRIPIPYGPYLAIAGLIALYFGEPIMTVYLGGMA; this is encoded by the coding sequence ATGTCCGAACTACCCGCCTTTCTTGCTGAGCATCCCACCCTGTGGGTAGCGATCGCCTCCCTGTTCGGCCTGCTGGTCGGCAGCTTTCTCAACGTGGTGATCAATCGCCTCCCGGTGATGATGGAGCGCGAATGGAAACGTGAATGCCGGGCTCTGCTGGCAGAAGAAGATAACGAACAGCAAGCGGCCAAGGACGAACCGTTCAACCTGATCCACCCCCGATCGCGCTGCCCGTCCTGCGGCGCCCCGATCAGCGCCTGGCAGAACATTCCCGTCATCAGCTGGCTGTGGCTGCGCGGTCGCTGCGGCAAGTGCCGGACCCCGATTAGCTGGCAGTACCCGTCGGTCGAACTGGCCGGCGCCGTGCTGGCCGGCCTGGCCGCCTGGCAGTTCGGCCCGACCGCCTGGGGGCTAGCCGTAATCGTCTTCAGCTGGACGCTGCTCGCCACCGCGGTGATCGACCTCAAGACCCAGCTCCTGCCCGACGTCTTCACCCTGCCGCTGTTGTGGCTGGGCCTACTGCTGCCGATCGTGCTATCCGAACACCATGTCACGCTTCAGGACGCTGTCCTTGGGGCGGCATTCGGCTACCTGGCGCTCTGGTCGGTCTACTGGCTGTTCCGGCTGCTGACCGGCAAGGAAGGCATGGGGTTCGGCGACTTCAAGCTGCTCGCTGCACTCGGCGCCTGGCTGGGCTGGCAGATGCTGCCACTGGTGATCCTGTTCTCGGCGCTCGCCGGCAGCGTGATCGGCATCGCGATGATCCTGGCCCTGCGTCACGACCGCCGCATCCCGATTCCCTACGGCCCCTACCTGGCGATCGCCGGGCTGATCGCCCTCTATTTCGGCGAGCCGATCATGACCGTCTATCTGGGCGGCATGGCCTGA
- a CDS encoding type II secretion system F family protein, with translation MAIAATKNKSTEKPVFSYEARTKEGRVIKGEMAAFNDTAVRAEIRRLGMTLIRVKRKAKPLFSSSKPVEPRDIATFARQLSTMMNAGLPIVQALDIIAQSAEKKSMKDLINEVKNDVESGTNLADALDRHRKHFDELFVNLVRAGEQSGALEVVLDRIATYKEKTESLKGKIKKALFYPTAVLVVAFIVTAILLIFVIPQFESLFQGFGADLPAFTQFVINLSDLFRAYWYWIFGGIAGAIFLFVFVKRRSDRFNHFLDRLILKLPIFGPLMEKSAIARFARTLSTMFSAGVPLVEALPPTAGATGNAVFRDAVMNMRDLVSAGSPLRIGMQQSNLFPVMVVQMVAIGEETGALDTMLAKVADMYEEEVDNMVDAMSSLLEPMIMAFLGVVVGGLVIAMYLPIFKLGAVV, from the coding sequence ATGGCCATTGCGGCAACCAAGAACAAGAGCACCGAAAAACCCGTCTTCAGCTATGAGGCACGTACCAAGGAAGGCCGGGTGATCAAGGGCGAGATGGCGGCATTCAACGATACCGCCGTGCGCGCCGAGATCCGGCGGCTGGGCATGACCCTGATCCGGGTCAAGCGCAAGGCCAAGCCGCTGTTCTCCAGCTCCAAGCCGGTCGAGCCCAGGGACATCGCCACCTTCGCCCGGCAGCTGTCGACCATGATGAACGCCGGCCTGCCGATCGTGCAGGCGCTGGACATCATCGCCCAGAGTGCCGAGAAAAAGTCGATGAAGGACCTCATCAACGAGGTCAAGAACGACGTCGAGAGCGGCACCAACCTCGCCGACGCGCTCGACCGCCACCGCAAGCACTTCGACGAGCTGTTCGTGAACCTGGTCCGTGCCGGCGAGCAGTCCGGTGCGCTCGAAGTCGTGCTCGACCGAATCGCGACCTACAAGGAAAAGACCGAGAGCCTCAAGGGCAAGATCAAGAAGGCGCTGTTTTATCCGACGGCCGTTTTGGTGGTCGCGTTCATCGTCACCGCGATCCTGCTGATCTTCGTCATCCCGCAGTTCGAATCGCTGTTCCAGGGCTTCGGCGCCGACCTGCCGGCCTTCACCCAGTTCGTGATCAACCTGTCGGACCTGTTCCGCGCCTACTGGTACTGGATCTTCGGCGGCATCGCGGGAGCGATCTTCCTGTTCGTGTTCGTCAAGCGACGTTCCGACCGCTTCAACCACTTCCTCGACCGCCTGATCCTCAAGCTGCCGATCTTCGGCCCGCTGATGGAGAAGTCGGCCATCGCCCGCTTCGCGCGGACGCTGTCGACCATGTTCTCCGCCGGCGTGCCGCTGGTCGAGGCCCTGCCGCCGACGGCGGGCGCCACCGGCAACGCAGTATTCCGCGATGCGGTCATGAACATGCGCGACCTGGTTTCCGCCGGCTCGCCCTTGCGCATCGGCATGCAGCAGTCGAACCTGTTCCCGGTGATGGTGGTGCAGATGGTCGCTATCGGTGAGGAAACCGGCGCGCTCGACACCATGCTCGCCAAGGTGGCCGACATGTACGAGGAAGAGGTCGACAACATGGTCGACGCGATGTCGAGCCTGCTCGAGCCGATGATCATGGCCTTCCTCGGCGTTGTCGTCGGCGGCCTGGTTATCGCGATGTACCTGCCGATCTTCAAGCTGGGCGCCGTGGTCTGA
- the pilB gene encoding type IV-A pilus assembly ATPase PilB translates to MSAPPVNGLLSALVKAEALSNDQAHTVQSKAEKSGESLINTLLAEGISAATIASVGAKRFGLPLVNLDAVDTSDLPLNLVPEKVLQANNALPLFKRGRRLTVAVGDPSDTGALDGFRFSTNMAIEAVVAEAPKIARALEDAMSDSMDALGGELDDDLANVQFEKEEDDAHDVEDSSIQDDIVVKFVTKLLTDAIRKGASDIHIEPYEKQFRVRFRIDGMLTESAKPPANLSDRIIARVKVMSRMDISERRIPQDGRIKLKLSKKRSIDFRVNTCPTLFGEKVVLRILDPSSAQLGIDHLGYEPGQKQLYLDTLEKPYGMILVTGPTGSGKTVSLYTGLNILNSGDRNISTAEDPAEIVVPGINQVNVNPKVGLTFANALRAFLRQDPDVIMVGEIRDLETAEIAIKAAQTGHLVLSTLHTNDAPQTLTRMVNMGVPAYNIASSVSLIIAQRLARRLCNNCRTPENIPDEELQREGFTAADIADSPKIFKAVGCDQCTNGYKGRVGIYQVMPVSEAMGRIIMQGGNAMDIADQAREEGIDDLRRSGLKKVLAGVTSLEEINRVTKD, encoded by the coding sequence ATGAGCGCACCACCCGTCAATGGATTGCTGAGCGCACTGGTCAAGGCTGAAGCCCTTTCCAACGATCAGGCTCACACCGTTCAGTCAAAGGCCGAGAAGAGCGGCGAGTCACTAATCAACACCCTGCTCGCCGAAGGCATCTCTGCTGCCACCATCGCCTCCGTCGGCGCGAAACGCTTCGGGCTGCCGCTGGTGAACCTCGACGCCGTCGACACCAGCGACCTGCCACTCAACCTGGTGCCCGAGAAGGTCCTGCAAGCCAACAATGCCCTGCCGCTGTTCAAACGTGGCCGGCGCCTGACCGTCGCGGTCGGCGACCCCTCCGACACCGGCGCGCTCGACGGCTTCCGCTTTTCCACCAACATGGCGATCGAGGCGGTCGTCGCCGAGGCGCCGAAGATCGCCCGCGCGCTCGAAGACGCGATGAGCGACAGCATGGACGCGCTCGGCGGGGAGCTCGACGACGATCTCGCCAACGTCCAGTTCGAAAAGGAAGAGGACGACGCCCACGACGTCGAGGATTCCTCGATCCAGGACGACATCGTGGTCAAGTTCGTCACGAAGCTGCTGACGGACGCGATCCGCAAGGGTGCCTCGGACATTCACATCGAGCCCTACGAAAAGCAGTTCCGGGTACGCTTCCGTATCGACGGCATGCTCACCGAGAGTGCCAAGCCACCGGCCAACCTCTCCGATCGCATCATTGCCCGCGTCAAGGTAATGAGCCGCATGGACATCTCCGAGCGCCGCATCCCGCAGGACGGGCGAATCAAGCTCAAGCTGTCCAAGAAGCGCTCGATCGACTTTCGTGTCAACACCTGCCCGACCCTGTTCGGCGAGAAGGTGGTGCTACGTATTCTCGACCCGTCGAGCGCCCAACTCGGCATCGACCACCTGGGCTACGAGCCCGGGCAGAAGCAGCTCTATCTGGACACGCTCGAGAAGCCCTACGGCATGATCCTGGTCACCGGCCCGACCGGTTCAGGCAAGACGGTCTCGCTGTACACCGGTCTGAACATTCTCAACTCCGGCGATCGCAACATCTCGACCGCCGAGGATCCGGCGGAAATCGTTGTGCCGGGCATCAACCAGGTCAACGTCAACCCGAAGGTCGGTCTGACCTTCGCCAATGCGCTACGTGCCTTTCTTCGCCAGGATCCCGACGTGATCATGGTGGGCGAGATCCGCGACCTCGAAACCGCCGAAATCGCCATCAAGGCGGCTCAGACCGGCCACCTGGTCCTGTCGACGCTGCACACCAACGACGCACCGCAGACACTGACCCGGATGGTCAACATGGGCGTGCCGGCCTACAACATCGCCTCGTCGGTCAGCCTGATCATCGCCCAACGACTCGCGCGCCGCCTGTGCAATAATTGCCGGACGCCGGAGAACATTCCTGACGAGGAGCTCCAGCGTGAAGGCTTCACCGCCGCCGACATCGCCGACTCGCCGAAGATATTCAAGGCGGTCGGCTGCGACCAGTGCACGAACGGCTACAAGGGCCGGGTCGGCATCTACCAGGTCATGCCGGTCTCCGAGGCGATGGGCCGCATCATCATGCAGGGCGGAAACGCCATGGATATCGCCGATCAGGCGCGTGAGGAAGGGATCGACGATCTGCGGCGTTCGGGCCTGAAGAAGGTCCTCGCCGGCGTGACCAGCCTCGAGGAAATCAACCGCGTCACCAAGGACTGA
- a CDS encoding PAS domain-containing protein, whose translation MLDANLLKKAVNASTDGIVIAEQEGSDNILIYANRAFEELTGYPEEEILYQDCRFLQDGDRDQAPLAEVRNAIQRGEASRVVLRNYRKDGTPFWNELSITPVFNDDDRLTYFIGIQRDVTELVDTREENDRLRARIAELESRLASNEPTRNTD comes from the coding sequence ATGCTGGATGCGAATCTGCTCAAGAAGGCGGTGAACGCCTCGACGGACGGGATCGTGATAGCCGAGCAGGAAGGCTCGGACAACATCCTGATCTATGCCAACCGGGCCTTCGAGGAGCTGACCGGCTACCCGGAAGAGGAGATCCTCTACCAGGACTGCCGCTTCCTGCAGGATGGGGACCGCGATCAGGCACCGCTGGCCGAGGTGCGCAACGCCATTCAACGTGGCGAGGCAAGCCGCGTCGTGCTGCGCAACTACCGCAAAGACGGCACCCCGTTCTGGAACGAGCTGTCGATCACGCCGGTGTTCAACGACGACGACCGCCTCACCTACTTCATCGGCATCCAACGTGACGTCACCGAACTGGTCGACACGCGTGAGGAAAATGACCGTCTGCGGGCGCGGATCGCCGAGCTCGAATCCCGGCTTGCCAGTAACGAGCCGACTCGAAACACGGACTGA